The Metabacillus schmidteae genome has a segment encoding these proteins:
- a CDS encoding YtxH domain-containing protein encodes MAKNSNGKDFIIGSLIGGLVGAATALFLAPKSGREMRDNLGQQASMMKERTGKITNGALEKGSEFAAVAKDKTSSLSQVVTDQSSQIMDKVRSITNSSNSAGQTDFVEKEITNALEQLTEDTVEDKKPNHDETPQLSEAGAESDQVQGEFTKEVDSENQVKANS; translated from the coding sequence ATGGCTAAGAATAGCAATGGCAAAGACTTTATTATCGGTTCACTAATCGGGGGACTTGTTGGTGCGGCAACTGCATTATTTTTAGCTCCTAAATCAGGTAGAGAAATGAGGGATAATTTAGGACAACAAGCTTCAATGATGAAGGAGCGCACGGGTAAAATAACAAATGGTGCGTTAGAAAAAGGGTCAGAGTTCGCAGCTGTCGCTAAAGATAAAACATCATCTCTTTCACAAGTAGTTACAGATCAATCTTCACAAATTATGGACAAGGTTCGCTCAATTACAAATTCTTCGAACTCAGCAGGTCAAACAGATTTCGTGGAAAAAGAGATAACAAATGCACTGGAACAGTTAACAGAAGATACTGTTGAAGATAAGAAGCCAAATCATGATGAAACACCTCAATTATCTGAAGCAGGAGCAGAAAGTGATCAGGTTCAAGGAGAATTCACTAAAGAAGTGGATAGTGAAAATCAAGTAAAAGCTAATAGTTAA